The following coding sequences lie in one Musa acuminata AAA Group cultivar baxijiao chromosome BXJ1-8, Cavendish_Baxijiao_AAA, whole genome shotgun sequence genomic window:
- the LOC103996248 gene encoding GPI-anchored protein LLG1-like: protein MELSPNISLPAVLIMVLAGLAAGSTFISGDVFESRGSAGRSLLQEKSSCPISFENMNYTIITSKCKGPQYPAKLCCEAFKEFACPYADQLNDETNDCASTMFSYINLYGKYPPGLFASECREGKEGLACPANPPESENDTASAGIIIIQSFTSLILICGMVLTFLCC from the exons ATGGAGTTGAGTCCAAATATTTCCTTGCCTGCTGTTCTTATTATGGTTCTGGCGGGATTGGCGGCCGGTTCTACCTTCATCTCAG GCGATGTGTTCGAATCGCGTGGATCGGCCGGGCGGAGTTTGCTGCAGGAGAAGTCGA GTTGCCCTATCAGCTTTGAGAACATGAACTACACAATTATCACCAGCAAGTGCAAGGGTCCGCAATACCCTGCTAAGCTCTGCTgtgaggcttttaaggaatttgcaTGCCCTTATGCTGATCAGTTGAACGATGAGACAAATGACTGTGCATCAACCATGTTCAGTTACATTAACCTTTACGGGAAGTACCCTCCAGGCCTTTTTGCTAGTGAATGTCGTGAAGGCAAGGAAGGGCTTGCTTGTCCTGCTAATCCCCCGGAATCAGAGAATGACACTGCAAGTGCTGGCATCATCATAATTCAGAGCTTCACCTCTCTGATTCTCATCTGTGGAATGGTTCTAACATTTCTGTGTTGTTGA
- the LOC103996247 gene encoding uncharacterized protein LOC103996247: protein MAEPRDTHVVEIPAAAGAEPRRHSDGDDNALAVIQNHPLTQISESPGHLLLLKLWQREEDLHGRRAAALEARMDGAKREAFHLSCLFLAFHGLSLTLLFAASVAGEACRDWWVPSCLSLLTSLVLVGAVHFRVRAYWGLSRLLQRERADGRALARCVQELRMRGASFDLSKEPQTSKRMKSSSVEVKWRPLQWCSQNLVTICLLCVAGIVFPACRFILCG from the coding sequence ATGGCAGAGCCTCGCGACACCCATGTCGTCGAGATCCCTGCGGCCGCCGGCGCAGAACCCCGCCGGCATTCCGACGGAGACGACAACGCCCTCGCCGTCATACAGAACCACCCGTTGACCCAAATCTCCGAGAGCCccggccacctcctcctcctcaagcTGTGGCAGCGCGAGGAGGACCTCCACGGCCGCCGCGCGGCCGCCCTCGAGGCCCGCATGGACGGCGCCAAGCGCGAGGCGTTCCACCTGTCATGCCTCTTCCTCGCCTTCCACGGCCTCTCCCTCACCCTCCTCTTCGCCGCCTCCGTCGCCGGCGAAGCCTGCAGAGACTGGTGGGTGCCCTCCTGCCTGTCCCTCCTCACGTCGCTGGTGCTGGTCGGCGCGGTCCACTTCCGGGTCCGCGCCTACTGGGGACTGTCGCGGCTGCTGCAGCGGGAGCGGGCCGACGGCCGGGCGCTCGCCAGGTGCGTGCAGGAGCTGCGGATGAGGGGCGCCAGCTTCGACCTGTCCAAGGAGCCGCAGACCTCGAAGCGGATGAAGAGCTCGAGCGTGGAGGTGAAGTGGCGGCCTCTGCAATGGTGCTCGCAGAATCTCGTCACCATTTGCCTTCTTTGCGTTGCCGGGATCGTCTTCCCGGCTTGCCGTTTCATACTCTGCGGCTAA
- the LOC135589184 gene encoding ras-related protein RABB1c-like, with product MEVPRPSTLKYIIIGDTGVGKSSLLLQFTEKRFQHANGSTTNVEFAAKMITINDEPIKLKIWDTVGQETFRSITRSYYRDSAGALLVYDITRRETFNHLASWLEDLSEHAGANVTIMLIGNKCDLARRRAVGTEEGEQFAEDHGLYFMETSAKTAQNVEEAFINTAAAIRENIEDRGSDVLDEFLQYARNVGYEPVRLSKWERVPKGGRKVSSSKAGGCCS from the exons ATGGAGGTGCCGCGCCCTTCCACCTTGAAGTATATCATCATCGGCGATACAG GAGTGGGGAAATCATCTCTTCTTTTGCAGTTTACAGAAAAGCGCTTCCAACATGCAAATGGCTCGACAACTAATGTTGAATTTGCAGCCAAAATGATAACCATCAACGATGAGCCGATAAAGTTGAAGATCTGGGACACG GTTGGCCAGGAAACTTTTAGATCAATCACCAGGTCCTATTACAGAGATTCTGCTGGTGCACTGCTTGTCTATGACATCACTAG GAGGGAGACATTCAATCATCTTGCAAGCTGGTTGGAAGATTTAAGTGAACATGCTGGTGCTAATGTGACAATTATGCTGATCGGTAACAAATGCGACCTGGCTCGCAGAAGAGCTGTCGGCACTGAGGAAGGAGAACAATTTGCTGAAGACCATGGATTGTACTTTATGGAGACCTCAGCGAAAACTGCACAGAACGTTGAGGAG GCATTTATTAACACAGCAGCAGCAATACGCGAAAATATCGAGGATAGAGGGTCTGATGTATTAGACGAG TTCTTGCAGTATGCAAGAAATGTTGGATATGAACCAGTCAGGCTTTCAAAGTGGGAGAGGGTTCCAAAGGGGGGTAGGAAGGTGTCCTCATCTAAAGCTGGTGGCTGCTGCAGCTGA